A stretch of the Actinomycetota bacterium genome encodes the following:
- a CDS encoding amino acid ABC transporter substrate-binding protein, translating into MLARRLRLMGPLLVLALVATGCPADEGGDGGDGGGGNLLQTITDRGQVRCGVNDEVPGFGFVDEAGNYSGFDIEFCRAVAAAVTGDAGNVEFRSLTSEQRFTALQGQQVDVLIRNTTWTATRDGTEGAAFAATTFYDGQGMMVRADSPFQSLEDMRGTNICVLSGTTTELNLETQFQARGIEYEPISLETNEAIQPAFIQRRCEGWTSDRSQLAGIRSAWPETEGGPGALRILDLTMSKEPLGPVVRDGDARWYDAVNWTVIATILAEEHGITQANVDQMRQSQDPDVQRLLGTFRTEEGSTFNPGLGLPDDFAYQVIKQVGNYGEIYERTVGPNTPLGLERGPNDLWTRGGLLYGPPYR; encoded by the coding sequence GTGCTCGCACGACGCCTGAGGCTCATGGGTCCGCTCCTCGTCCTGGCTCTCGTCGCGACCGGGTGTCCGGCCGACGAGGGCGGCGACGGGGGCGACGGAGGAGGCGGGAACCTCCTGCAGACGATCACCGACCGGGGGCAGGTTCGGTGCGGCGTCAACGACGAGGTCCCCGGGTTCGGCTTCGTCGACGAGGCCGGCAACTACTCGGGGTTCGACATCGAGTTCTGCCGCGCGGTGGCGGCGGCCGTCACCGGCGACGCCGGCAACGTCGAGTTCCGGTCGCTCACGTCCGAGCAGCGGTTCACCGCCCTGCAGGGGCAGCAGGTCGACGTGCTGATCCGCAACACGACCTGGACGGCGACCCGTGACGGGACGGAGGGGGCCGCGTTCGCGGCGACCACCTTCTACGACGGCCAGGGGATGATGGTCCGGGCCGACAGCCCGTTCCAGAGCCTCGAGGACATGCGGGGCACCAACATCTGCGTCCTGAGCGGTACGACGACCGAGCTGAACCTCGAGACGCAGTTCCAGGCGCGCGGCATCGAGTACGAGCCGATCTCGCTCGAGACGAACGAGGCTATCCAGCCCGCCTTCATCCAGCGTCGCTGCGAGGGCTGGACGTCGGACAGGTCCCAGCTCGCCGGCATCCGATCCGCGTGGCCGGAGACCGAGGGCGGTCCAGGGGCGCTGCGCATCCTGGACCTCACCATGTCCAAGGAGCCGCTCGGACCGGTCGTCCGCGACGGGGACGCTCGTTGGTACGACGCCGTGAACTGGACGGTGATCGCGACCATCCTCGCCGAGGAGCACGGGATCACGCAGGCCAACGTCGACCAGATGAGGCAGTCGCAGGACCCCGACGTCCAGAGGCTGCTCGGGACCTTCCGCACCGAGGAGGGCAGCACTTTCAACCCGGGCCTCGGACTCCCCGACGACTTCGCGTACCAGGTGATCAAGCAGGTCGGGAACTACGGGGAGATATACGAGAGGACGGTCGGACCGAACACGCCGCTTGGGTTGGAGCGCGGACCGAACGACCTCTGGACCCGCGGCGGCCTCCTGTACGGACCCCCCTACAGGTAG